A window of Xiphophorus hellerii strain 12219 chromosome 7, Xiphophorus_hellerii-4.1, whole genome shotgun sequence contains these coding sequences:
- the nek5 gene encoding serine/threonine-protein kinase Nek5 isoform X1 encodes MNDYEVVRQIGEGAFGTALLVRDKRGDGGRSCVVKQIGLGKMSAKEKEASKKEVTLLSQMKHPNIVSFITTFQEKGSLYIVMEYCDGGDLLKKISMQRGIPFSEAQIVDWFTQICLGLKHIHDRKILHRDIKSQNIFLTSGGMKVKLGDFGIARILNNTLEMARTCVGTPYYLSPEICESRPYNNKTDIWSLGCVLYELCSLRHPFEGNSLRQLVSKICRGHYAPVPGRYSHDLRLLVTQLFKVNPRDRPSVSSVLRRPFLEKHVSKHVNAQTMQGELNHAASHRNGAAAASDAAKIRTGASKPAEKMQKARAAERPGAAGGKPAAKPDHRAPFRVVAAPYKPLHHKAAKPAADGAFAGIQNCRLDGRQADSHYQHYYAQLDVIQWRNKDIPAGVAPPSAPDPAVLERVTDVNLQYWEQEGPLVEPYQLVAAARNEYLQRKHEANQYKLRAEKQLGLRPCTAESKRKPDGQEQEVELPDNQHFPQDRKYEGQQEYLRQLDHIRQQYHQEVRQMRQKAESEPQDKQRTFVVEKAREPEPASDTEEQQKETPAQDTDAVLRQIREENEGNSQKKAKDKKGIMFEIRLDEEETKEEKKNEEKQEVDPLNRTLSFQEGEALKLKDWSKERKGWSQRTPQTLLDALANMDVNSACSTAAEPLEAGRRQWTSGPPSSLLNALAQAELTPSLDTALDATQGEEEKGKQGEEEEDSDIEMDEERLESRSDDDDTNFEESEDELRDAVADSMRNLYVMDDSSSGGNTPEEGEEAERKDGGADSSSGHQQAQAEISSSGYDGSPNGCF; translated from the exons ATGAATGACTATGAGGTTGTCCGGCAGATCGGAGAAGGTGCGTTTGGGACAGCCTTACTCGTCAGGGACAAACGGGGAGATGGAGGCCGGAGCTGCGTGGTGAAGCAGATCGGTCTCGGGAAG ATGTCAGCGAAGGAGAAAGAAGCCTCTAAGAAAGAAGTGACTCTCCTGTCACAGATGAAACACCCAAACATTGTTTCGTTCATCACTACATTTCAAG AGAAGGGCAGCCTGTACATAGTGATGGAGTACTGCGATGGAGGAGATCTGCTGAAGAAGATCAGCATGCAGAGAGGAATTCCCTTCTCTGAGGCGCAG atTGTGGACTGGTTCACCCAGATCTGCCTGGGCCTCAAGCACATCCACGACCGGAAGATTCTTCACAGAGACATCAAATCTCAG AATATCTTCCTAACCAGTGGAGGGATGAAAGTAAAGCTGGGGGACTTTGGTATCGCAAGAATTTTGAATAA CACCCTGGAGATGGCCAGGACTTGTGTCGGGACGCCATACTACCTCTCACCAGAGATCTGCGAGAGTCGGCcctacaacaacaaaac AGACATCTGGTCGCTGGGTTGTGTCCTGTATGAACTCTGCAGCCTGAGGCATCCA TTTGAGGGCAACAGCCTgaggcagctggtcagcaaaATCTGCAGAGGCCACTACGCGCCTGTCCCCGGTCGCTACTCCCACGACCTTCGTCTGCTGGTCACCCAGCTCTTCAAG gtcaACCCTCGAGACCGTCCCTCAGTGAGCTCGGTCCTCCGACGtccatttttagaaaaacacgTCAGTAAACACGTCAACGCTCAG ACGATGCAGGGGGAGTTAAACCACGCAGCTTCCCATCGAAacggagcagcagctgcatcaGACGCTGCTAAAATAAGAACAGGAGCATCGAAACCGGCAG AGAAGATGCAGAAGGcgagagcagcagagaggccgGGGGCAGCAGGCGGGAAACCCGCCGCCAAACCGGACCACAGAGCGCCGTTCAGAGTGGTCGCCGCTCCCTACAAA CCTCTTCATCACAAAGCAGCCAAACCAGCCGCAGACGGAGCGTTTGCAGGGATTCAGAA CTGCAGGTTGGATGGGAGGCAGGCTGACAGCCACTACCAGCACTATTACGCCCAACTGGATGTCATTCAGTGGAGGAATAAGGACATTCCTGCTGGTGTTGCTCCACCTTCAGCTCCTGATCCTGCGGTTCTGGAGCGAGTCACGGATGTGAACCTGCAGTACTGGGAACAAGAGGGTCCACTTGTGGAACCATACCAGCT TGTGGCTGCAGCTCGTAACGAgtacctgcagaggaaacacgaGGCCAACCAGTATAAACTGAGAGCGGAAAAACAGCTG GGTCTGCGGCCGTGCACAGCTGAGAGTAAAAGGAAGCCAGATGGCCAGGAGCAGGAAGTTGAACTACCTGACAACCAGCACTTTCCTCAAGACAGAAAATATGAGGGGCAGCAG gagtATCTGCGTCAGCTGGATCACATCAGGCAGCAGTATCATCAGGAGGTGAGACAGATGAGACAGAAAGCTGAATCAGAG CCACAAGATAAACAAAGAACCTTTGTGGTGGAAAAAGCGCGAGAGCCGGAGCCCGCCTCGGATACTgaagagcagcagaaagaaacACCTGCTCAG GACACGGACGCAGTTCTGAGGCAGATCAGAGAAGAAAACGAGGGAAATTCTCAGAAAAAGGCCAAAGATAAG AAGGGAATCATGTTTGAAATCCGGCTGGATGAAGAAGAAacgaaggaggagaagaaaaacgAAGAGAAGCAG gaagtggacccTCTCAATCGTACGCTAAGCTTCCAGGAAGGGGAGGCGCTAAAGCTCAAAGACTGGTCAAAGGAGAGAAAGGGGTGGAGCCAAAGGACCCCTCAGACTCTGCTGGACGCCCTGGCCAATATGGACGTCAACTCTGCTTGTAGCACAGCGGCTGAGCCTTTAGAAG CAGGCCGCAGGCAGTGGACCAGCGGCCCCCCCAGCTCCCTGCTGAACGCTCTGGCTCAGGCTGAACTCACACCAAGTCTGGACACAG CGTTAGACGCTACgcagggagaggaggagaaggggaaacaaggagaagaggaagaggactCGGACATAGAGATGGATGAAGAGCGTCTGGAGTCGAGGTCTGATGATGATGACAC gaattttgaGGAGTCGGAGGACGAGCTGAGAGACGCCGTGGCGGACTCCATGAGGAACCTTTACGTCATGGACGACTCGAGCTCTGGAGGAAACACGCCGGAGGAGGGTGAAGAAGCAGAGAGGAAGGACGGAGGAGCGGACAGCTCTTCAGGTCATCAGCAAGCCCAAGCAGAGATCAGCAGTTCAGGGTATGACGGTTCACCAAACGGATGTTTCTAG
- the nek5 gene encoding serine/threonine-protein kinase Nek5 isoform X2 yields the protein MNDYEVVRQIGEGAFGTALLVRDKRGDGGRSCVVKQIGLGKMSAKEKEASKKEVTLLSQMKHPNIVSFITTFQEKGSLYIVMEYCDGGDLLKKISMQRGIPFSEAQIVDWFTQICLGLKHIHDRKILHRDIKSQNIFLTSGGMKVKLGDFGIARILNNTLEMARTCVGTPYYLSPEICESRPYNNKTDIWSLGCVLYELCSLRHPFEGNSLRQLVSKICRGHYAPVPGRYSHDLRLLVTQLFKVNPRDRPSVSSVLRRPFLEKHVSKHVNAQTMQGELNHAASHRNGAAAASDAAKIRTGASKPAEKMQKARAAERPGAAGGKPAAKPDHRAPFRVVAAPYKPLHHKAAKPAADGAFAGIQNCRLDGRQADSHYQHYYAQLDVIQWRNKDIPAGVAPPSAPDPAVLERVTDVNLQYWEQEGPLVEPYQLVAAARNEYLQRKHEANQYKLRAEKQLGLRPCTAESKRKPDGQEQEVELPDNQHFPQDRKYEGQQEYLRQLDHIRQQYHQEVRQMRQKAESEPQDKQRTFVVEKAREPEPASDTEEQQKETPAQDTDAVLRQIREENEGNSQKKAKDKKGIMFEIRLDEEETKEEKKNEEKQEVDPLNRTLSFQEGEALKLKDWSKERKGWSQRTPQTLLDALANMDVNSACSTAAEPLEGRRQWTSGPPSSLLNALAQAELTPSLDTALDATQGEEEKGKQGEEEEDSDIEMDEERLESRSDDDDTNFEESEDELRDAVADSMRNLYVMDDSSSGGNTPEEGEEAERKDGGADSSSGHQQAQAEISSSGYDGSPNGCF from the exons ATGAATGACTATGAGGTTGTCCGGCAGATCGGAGAAGGTGCGTTTGGGACAGCCTTACTCGTCAGGGACAAACGGGGAGATGGAGGCCGGAGCTGCGTGGTGAAGCAGATCGGTCTCGGGAAG ATGTCAGCGAAGGAGAAAGAAGCCTCTAAGAAAGAAGTGACTCTCCTGTCACAGATGAAACACCCAAACATTGTTTCGTTCATCACTACATTTCAAG AGAAGGGCAGCCTGTACATAGTGATGGAGTACTGCGATGGAGGAGATCTGCTGAAGAAGATCAGCATGCAGAGAGGAATTCCCTTCTCTGAGGCGCAG atTGTGGACTGGTTCACCCAGATCTGCCTGGGCCTCAAGCACATCCACGACCGGAAGATTCTTCACAGAGACATCAAATCTCAG AATATCTTCCTAACCAGTGGAGGGATGAAAGTAAAGCTGGGGGACTTTGGTATCGCAAGAATTTTGAATAA CACCCTGGAGATGGCCAGGACTTGTGTCGGGACGCCATACTACCTCTCACCAGAGATCTGCGAGAGTCGGCcctacaacaacaaaac AGACATCTGGTCGCTGGGTTGTGTCCTGTATGAACTCTGCAGCCTGAGGCATCCA TTTGAGGGCAACAGCCTgaggcagctggtcagcaaaATCTGCAGAGGCCACTACGCGCCTGTCCCCGGTCGCTACTCCCACGACCTTCGTCTGCTGGTCACCCAGCTCTTCAAG gtcaACCCTCGAGACCGTCCCTCAGTGAGCTCGGTCCTCCGACGtccatttttagaaaaacacgTCAGTAAACACGTCAACGCTCAG ACGATGCAGGGGGAGTTAAACCACGCAGCTTCCCATCGAAacggagcagcagctgcatcaGACGCTGCTAAAATAAGAACAGGAGCATCGAAACCGGCAG AGAAGATGCAGAAGGcgagagcagcagagaggccgGGGGCAGCAGGCGGGAAACCCGCCGCCAAACCGGACCACAGAGCGCCGTTCAGAGTGGTCGCCGCTCCCTACAAA CCTCTTCATCACAAAGCAGCCAAACCAGCCGCAGACGGAGCGTTTGCAGGGATTCAGAA CTGCAGGTTGGATGGGAGGCAGGCTGACAGCCACTACCAGCACTATTACGCCCAACTGGATGTCATTCAGTGGAGGAATAAGGACATTCCTGCTGGTGTTGCTCCACCTTCAGCTCCTGATCCTGCGGTTCTGGAGCGAGTCACGGATGTGAACCTGCAGTACTGGGAACAAGAGGGTCCACTTGTGGAACCATACCAGCT TGTGGCTGCAGCTCGTAACGAgtacctgcagaggaaacacgaGGCCAACCAGTATAAACTGAGAGCGGAAAAACAGCTG GGTCTGCGGCCGTGCACAGCTGAGAGTAAAAGGAAGCCAGATGGCCAGGAGCAGGAAGTTGAACTACCTGACAACCAGCACTTTCCTCAAGACAGAAAATATGAGGGGCAGCAG gagtATCTGCGTCAGCTGGATCACATCAGGCAGCAGTATCATCAGGAGGTGAGACAGATGAGACAGAAAGCTGAATCAGAG CCACAAGATAAACAAAGAACCTTTGTGGTGGAAAAAGCGCGAGAGCCGGAGCCCGCCTCGGATACTgaagagcagcagaaagaaacACCTGCTCAG GACACGGACGCAGTTCTGAGGCAGATCAGAGAAGAAAACGAGGGAAATTCTCAGAAAAAGGCCAAAGATAAG AAGGGAATCATGTTTGAAATCCGGCTGGATGAAGAAGAAacgaaggaggagaagaaaaacgAAGAGAAGCAG gaagtggacccTCTCAATCGTACGCTAAGCTTCCAGGAAGGGGAGGCGCTAAAGCTCAAAGACTGGTCAAAGGAGAGAAAGGGGTGGAGCCAAAGGACCCCTCAGACTCTGCTGGACGCCCTGGCCAATATGGACGTCAACTCTGCTTGTAGCACAGCGGCTGAGCCTTTAGAAG GCCGCAGGCAGTGGACCAGCGGCCCCCCCAGCTCCCTGCTGAACGCTCTGGCTCAGGCTGAACTCACACCAAGTCTGGACACAG CGTTAGACGCTACgcagggagaggaggagaaggggaaacaaggagaagaggaagaggactCGGACATAGAGATGGATGAAGAGCGTCTGGAGTCGAGGTCTGATGATGATGACAC gaattttgaGGAGTCGGAGGACGAGCTGAGAGACGCCGTGGCGGACTCCATGAGGAACCTTTACGTCATGGACGACTCGAGCTCTGGAGGAAACACGCCGGAGGAGGGTGAAGAAGCAGAGAGGAAGGACGGAGGAGCGGACAGCTCTTCAGGTCATCAGCAAGCCCAAGCAGAGATCAGCAGTTCAGGGTATGACGGTTCACCAAACGGATGTTTCTAG
- the nek5 gene encoding serine/threonine-protein kinase Nek5 isoform X3, which translates to MNDYEVVRQIGEGAFGTALLVRDKRGDGGRSCVVKQIGLGKMSAKEKEASKKEVTLLSQMKHPNIVSFITTFQEKGSLYIVMEYCDGGDLLKKISMQRGIPFSEAQIVDWFTQICLGLKHIHDRKILHRDIKSQNIFLTSGGMKVKLGDFGIARILNNTLEMARTCVGTPYYLSPEICESRPYNNKTDIWSLGCVLYELCSLRHPFEGNSLRQLVSKICRGHYAPVPGRYSHDLRLLVTQLFKVNPRDRPSVSSVLRRPFLEKHVSKHVNAQTMQGELNHAASHRNGAAAASDAAKIRTGASKPAEKMQKARAAERPGAAGGKPAAKPDHRAPFRVVAAPYKPLHHKAAKPAADGAFAGIQKLDGRQADSHYQHYYAQLDVIQWRNKDIPAGVAPPSAPDPAVLERVTDVNLQYWEQEGPLVEPYQLVAAARNEYLQRKHEANQYKLRAEKQLGLRPCTAESKRKPDGQEQEVELPDNQHFPQDRKYEGQQEYLRQLDHIRQQYHQEVRQMRQKAESEPQDKQRTFVVEKAREPEPASDTEEQQKETPAQDTDAVLRQIREENEGNSQKKAKDKKGIMFEIRLDEEETKEEKKNEEKQEVDPLNRTLSFQEGEALKLKDWSKERKGWSQRTPQTLLDALANMDVNSACSTAAEPLEAGRRQWTSGPPSSLLNALAQAELTPSLDTALDATQGEEEKGKQGEEEEDSDIEMDEERLESRSDDDDTNFEESEDELRDAVADSMRNLYVMDDSSSGGNTPEEGEEAERKDGGADSSSGHQQAQAEISSSGYDGSPNGCF; encoded by the exons ATGAATGACTATGAGGTTGTCCGGCAGATCGGAGAAGGTGCGTTTGGGACAGCCTTACTCGTCAGGGACAAACGGGGAGATGGAGGCCGGAGCTGCGTGGTGAAGCAGATCGGTCTCGGGAAG ATGTCAGCGAAGGAGAAAGAAGCCTCTAAGAAAGAAGTGACTCTCCTGTCACAGATGAAACACCCAAACATTGTTTCGTTCATCACTACATTTCAAG AGAAGGGCAGCCTGTACATAGTGATGGAGTACTGCGATGGAGGAGATCTGCTGAAGAAGATCAGCATGCAGAGAGGAATTCCCTTCTCTGAGGCGCAG atTGTGGACTGGTTCACCCAGATCTGCCTGGGCCTCAAGCACATCCACGACCGGAAGATTCTTCACAGAGACATCAAATCTCAG AATATCTTCCTAACCAGTGGAGGGATGAAAGTAAAGCTGGGGGACTTTGGTATCGCAAGAATTTTGAATAA CACCCTGGAGATGGCCAGGACTTGTGTCGGGACGCCATACTACCTCTCACCAGAGATCTGCGAGAGTCGGCcctacaacaacaaaac AGACATCTGGTCGCTGGGTTGTGTCCTGTATGAACTCTGCAGCCTGAGGCATCCA TTTGAGGGCAACAGCCTgaggcagctggtcagcaaaATCTGCAGAGGCCACTACGCGCCTGTCCCCGGTCGCTACTCCCACGACCTTCGTCTGCTGGTCACCCAGCTCTTCAAG gtcaACCCTCGAGACCGTCCCTCAGTGAGCTCGGTCCTCCGACGtccatttttagaaaaacacgTCAGTAAACACGTCAACGCTCAG ACGATGCAGGGGGAGTTAAACCACGCAGCTTCCCATCGAAacggagcagcagctgcatcaGACGCTGCTAAAATAAGAACAGGAGCATCGAAACCGGCAG AGAAGATGCAGAAGGcgagagcagcagagaggccgGGGGCAGCAGGCGGGAAACCCGCCGCCAAACCGGACCACAGAGCGCCGTTCAGAGTGGTCGCCGCTCCCTACAAA CCTCTTCATCACAAAGCAGCCAAACCAGCCGCAGACGGAGCGTTTGCAGGGATTCAGAA GTTGGATGGGAGGCAGGCTGACAGCCACTACCAGCACTATTACGCCCAACTGGATGTCATTCAGTGGAGGAATAAGGACATTCCTGCTGGTGTTGCTCCACCTTCAGCTCCTGATCCTGCGGTTCTGGAGCGAGTCACGGATGTGAACCTGCAGTACTGGGAACAAGAGGGTCCACTTGTGGAACCATACCAGCT TGTGGCTGCAGCTCGTAACGAgtacctgcagaggaaacacgaGGCCAACCAGTATAAACTGAGAGCGGAAAAACAGCTG GGTCTGCGGCCGTGCACAGCTGAGAGTAAAAGGAAGCCAGATGGCCAGGAGCAGGAAGTTGAACTACCTGACAACCAGCACTTTCCTCAAGACAGAAAATATGAGGGGCAGCAG gagtATCTGCGTCAGCTGGATCACATCAGGCAGCAGTATCATCAGGAGGTGAGACAGATGAGACAGAAAGCTGAATCAGAG CCACAAGATAAACAAAGAACCTTTGTGGTGGAAAAAGCGCGAGAGCCGGAGCCCGCCTCGGATACTgaagagcagcagaaagaaacACCTGCTCAG GACACGGACGCAGTTCTGAGGCAGATCAGAGAAGAAAACGAGGGAAATTCTCAGAAAAAGGCCAAAGATAAG AAGGGAATCATGTTTGAAATCCGGCTGGATGAAGAAGAAacgaaggaggagaagaaaaacgAAGAGAAGCAG gaagtggacccTCTCAATCGTACGCTAAGCTTCCAGGAAGGGGAGGCGCTAAAGCTCAAAGACTGGTCAAAGGAGAGAAAGGGGTGGAGCCAAAGGACCCCTCAGACTCTGCTGGACGCCCTGGCCAATATGGACGTCAACTCTGCTTGTAGCACAGCGGCTGAGCCTTTAGAAG CAGGCCGCAGGCAGTGGACCAGCGGCCCCCCCAGCTCCCTGCTGAACGCTCTGGCTCAGGCTGAACTCACACCAAGTCTGGACACAG CGTTAGACGCTACgcagggagaggaggagaaggggaaacaaggagaagaggaagaggactCGGACATAGAGATGGATGAAGAGCGTCTGGAGTCGAGGTCTGATGATGATGACAC gaattttgaGGAGTCGGAGGACGAGCTGAGAGACGCCGTGGCGGACTCCATGAGGAACCTTTACGTCATGGACGACTCGAGCTCTGGAGGAAACACGCCGGAGGAGGGTGAAGAAGCAGAGAGGAAGGACGGAGGAGCGGACAGCTCTTCAGGTCATCAGCAAGCCCAAGCAGAGATCAGCAGTTCAGGGTATGACGGTTCACCAAACGGATGTTTCTAG
- the nek5 gene encoding serine/threonine-protein kinase Nek5 isoform X4 produces the protein MSAKEKEASKKEVTLLSQMKHPNIVSFITTFQEKGSLYIVMEYCDGGDLLKKISMQRGIPFSEAQIVDWFTQICLGLKHIHDRKILHRDIKSQNIFLTSGGMKVKLGDFGIARILNNTLEMARTCVGTPYYLSPEICESRPYNNKTDIWSLGCVLYELCSLRHPFEGNSLRQLVSKICRGHYAPVPGRYSHDLRLLVTQLFKVNPRDRPSVSSVLRRPFLEKHVSKHVNAQTMQGELNHAASHRNGAAAASDAAKIRTGASKPAEKMQKARAAERPGAAGGKPAAKPDHRAPFRVVAAPYKPLHHKAAKPAADGAFAGIQNCRLDGRQADSHYQHYYAQLDVIQWRNKDIPAGVAPPSAPDPAVLERVTDVNLQYWEQEGPLVEPYQLVAAARNEYLQRKHEANQYKLRAEKQLGLRPCTAESKRKPDGQEQEVELPDNQHFPQDRKYEGQQEYLRQLDHIRQQYHQEVRQMRQKAESEPQDKQRTFVVEKAREPEPASDTEEQQKETPAQDTDAVLRQIREENEGNSQKKAKDKKGIMFEIRLDEEETKEEKKNEEKQEVDPLNRTLSFQEGEALKLKDWSKERKGWSQRTPQTLLDALANMDVNSACSTAAEPLEAGRRQWTSGPPSSLLNALAQAELTPSLDTALDATQGEEEKGKQGEEEEDSDIEMDEERLESRSDDDDTNFEESEDELRDAVADSMRNLYVMDDSSSGGNTPEEGEEAERKDGGADSSSGHQQAQAEISSSGYDGSPNGCF, from the exons ATGTCAGCGAAGGAGAAAGAAGCCTCTAAGAAAGAAGTGACTCTCCTGTCACAGATGAAACACCCAAACATTGTTTCGTTCATCACTACATTTCAAG AGAAGGGCAGCCTGTACATAGTGATGGAGTACTGCGATGGAGGAGATCTGCTGAAGAAGATCAGCATGCAGAGAGGAATTCCCTTCTCTGAGGCGCAG atTGTGGACTGGTTCACCCAGATCTGCCTGGGCCTCAAGCACATCCACGACCGGAAGATTCTTCACAGAGACATCAAATCTCAG AATATCTTCCTAACCAGTGGAGGGATGAAAGTAAAGCTGGGGGACTTTGGTATCGCAAGAATTTTGAATAA CACCCTGGAGATGGCCAGGACTTGTGTCGGGACGCCATACTACCTCTCACCAGAGATCTGCGAGAGTCGGCcctacaacaacaaaac AGACATCTGGTCGCTGGGTTGTGTCCTGTATGAACTCTGCAGCCTGAGGCATCCA TTTGAGGGCAACAGCCTgaggcagctggtcagcaaaATCTGCAGAGGCCACTACGCGCCTGTCCCCGGTCGCTACTCCCACGACCTTCGTCTGCTGGTCACCCAGCTCTTCAAG gtcaACCCTCGAGACCGTCCCTCAGTGAGCTCGGTCCTCCGACGtccatttttagaaaaacacgTCAGTAAACACGTCAACGCTCAG ACGATGCAGGGGGAGTTAAACCACGCAGCTTCCCATCGAAacggagcagcagctgcatcaGACGCTGCTAAAATAAGAACAGGAGCATCGAAACCGGCAG AGAAGATGCAGAAGGcgagagcagcagagaggccgGGGGCAGCAGGCGGGAAACCCGCCGCCAAACCGGACCACAGAGCGCCGTTCAGAGTGGTCGCCGCTCCCTACAAA CCTCTTCATCACAAAGCAGCCAAACCAGCCGCAGACGGAGCGTTTGCAGGGATTCAGAA CTGCAGGTTGGATGGGAGGCAGGCTGACAGCCACTACCAGCACTATTACGCCCAACTGGATGTCATTCAGTGGAGGAATAAGGACATTCCTGCTGGTGTTGCTCCACCTTCAGCTCCTGATCCTGCGGTTCTGGAGCGAGTCACGGATGTGAACCTGCAGTACTGGGAACAAGAGGGTCCACTTGTGGAACCATACCAGCT TGTGGCTGCAGCTCGTAACGAgtacctgcagaggaaacacgaGGCCAACCAGTATAAACTGAGAGCGGAAAAACAGCTG GGTCTGCGGCCGTGCACAGCTGAGAGTAAAAGGAAGCCAGATGGCCAGGAGCAGGAAGTTGAACTACCTGACAACCAGCACTTTCCTCAAGACAGAAAATATGAGGGGCAGCAG gagtATCTGCGTCAGCTGGATCACATCAGGCAGCAGTATCATCAGGAGGTGAGACAGATGAGACAGAAAGCTGAATCAGAG CCACAAGATAAACAAAGAACCTTTGTGGTGGAAAAAGCGCGAGAGCCGGAGCCCGCCTCGGATACTgaagagcagcagaaagaaacACCTGCTCAG GACACGGACGCAGTTCTGAGGCAGATCAGAGAAGAAAACGAGGGAAATTCTCAGAAAAAGGCCAAAGATAAG AAGGGAATCATGTTTGAAATCCGGCTGGATGAAGAAGAAacgaaggaggagaagaaaaacgAAGAGAAGCAG gaagtggacccTCTCAATCGTACGCTAAGCTTCCAGGAAGGGGAGGCGCTAAAGCTCAAAGACTGGTCAAAGGAGAGAAAGGGGTGGAGCCAAAGGACCCCTCAGACTCTGCTGGACGCCCTGGCCAATATGGACGTCAACTCTGCTTGTAGCACAGCGGCTGAGCCTTTAGAAG CAGGCCGCAGGCAGTGGACCAGCGGCCCCCCCAGCTCCCTGCTGAACGCTCTGGCTCAGGCTGAACTCACACCAAGTCTGGACACAG CGTTAGACGCTACgcagggagaggaggagaaggggaaacaaggagaagaggaagaggactCGGACATAGAGATGGATGAAGAGCGTCTGGAGTCGAGGTCTGATGATGATGACAC gaattttgaGGAGTCGGAGGACGAGCTGAGAGACGCCGTGGCGGACTCCATGAGGAACCTTTACGTCATGGACGACTCGAGCTCTGGAGGAAACACGCCGGAGGAGGGTGAAGAAGCAGAGAGGAAGGACGGAGGAGCGGACAGCTCTTCAGGTCATCAGCAAGCCCAAGCAGAGATCAGCAGTTCAGGGTATGACGGTTCACCAAACGGATGTTTCTAG